A single genomic interval of Bacteroidota bacterium harbors:
- a CDS encoding NADH:ubiquinone reductase (Na(+)-transporting) subunit F, producing the protein MKMILLSAQAGLSTIMTVSIVAFLVVILFLVIILLYAKAKLTPQGEVTLNINEDKDFVVDPGYTLLATLGNNKILLPSACGGGGTCGMCKCQVTEGAGEILPTEKPYFTRKEQQAQYRLACQVKVKQDLKIKIPKEIMGIKKWECEVVSNYNVATFIKEFVVKLPEGETLDFRSGGYIQIDVPKIDVDFKDMEIEEEYSGDWEKFKMFDLKMSNPEPTYRAYSMANHPAEGNIVMLNIRIATPPFDRNLGGFAKVNPGICSSFIFSRKPGDKVMISGPFGEFFIKETENEMMFIGGGAGMAPMRSHIFHMYHTVKTGRKATFWYGARSKREVFYEEHFRAIEKEFPNFKFEIALSEPLEEDKWTGHVGFIHQVIYDEYLSKHEEPEEIEYYLCGPPMMNDAINKMLYDLGVPDEMVDFDDFG; encoded by the coding sequence ATAAAGATGATTTTATTAAGCGCCCAAGCAGGATTATCGACAATTATGACAGTTAGTATTGTTGCTTTTTTAGTTGTAATTCTATTTTTAGTAATCATTTTACTTTATGCAAAAGCTAAACTCACCCCTCAGGGAGAAGTTACATTAAACATAAACGAAGATAAAGATTTTGTTGTAGATCCGGGATACACTTTGCTCGCAACTTTAGGAAACAACAAAATTTTGTTGCCCTCGGCATGTGGTGGAGGTGGAACTTGCGGAATGTGTAAATGTCAGGTTACTGAAGGAGCCGGTGAAATTTTGCCAACCGAAAAGCCTTATTTCACCAGAAAAGAACAGCAAGCACAATACAGGTTGGCCTGTCAGGTAAAAGTTAAACAAGACCTGAAAATAAAGATTCCTAAAGAAATTATGGGAATTAAGAAATGGGAATGCGAGGTAGTTTCTAATTATAATGTTGCAACATTTATTAAAGAATTTGTAGTAAAACTACCGGAAGGCGAAACTTTAGATTTCCGTTCAGGAGGATATATTCAAATTGATGTACCTAAGATCGATGTAGATTTCAAAGATATGGAAATTGAAGAGGAATATAGTGGCGATTGGGAAAAATTCAAAATGTTCGATTTAAAAATGAGTAATCCTGAACCAACTTATCGTGCCTATTCCATGGCCAATCATCCTGCCGAAGGAAATATTGTAATGCTTAATATTCGTATTGCAACACCACCTTTCGACAGAAACTTAGGAGGATTTGCAAAAGTAAATCCAGGAATTTGTTCTTCATTCATTTTCTCAAGAAAGCCTGGCGATAAGGTTATGATTTCCGGTCCTTTCGGAGAATTCTTTATTAAAGAAACAGAAAACGAAATGATGTTTATTGGTGGAGGTGCAGGAATGGCTCCTATGCGTTCGCACATTTTCCATATGTATCATACAGTAAAAACCGGTAGAAAAGCAACGTTTTGGTACGGAGCACGCTCGAAACGAGAAGTTTTCTACGAAGAACATTTCCGTGCAATTGAAAAAGAATTTCCAAATTTCAAGTTCGAAATAGCACTTTCGGAACCATTAGAAGAAGATAAATGGACCGGACATGTAGGTTTTATACATCAGGTAATTTACGATGAATATTTGAGCAAACACGAAGAACCGGAAGAAATAGAATACTATTTGTGCGGACCTCCAATGATGAACGATGCCATAAACAAAATGCTTTATGACCTCGGTGTTCCGGACGAAATGGTTGATTTTGACGATTTTGGATGA
- the nqrE gene encoding NADH:ubiquinone reductase (Na(+)-transporting) subunit E, whose product MENLLNIFVKSIFIDNMIFAYFLGMCSYLAVSKTVKTATGLGIAVIFVLGITVPVNYLIENYMLKKGALEWILGDSALNIDLSFLSFIMFIAVIASMVQLVEMIVEKFAPALYAALGIFLPLIAVNCAILGGALFMQEREYNSITEASVFGLGSGLGWLLAVVGIAAVREKIRYSDIPAPLRGLGITFIATGLMGIAFMTFMGIKL is encoded by the coding sequence ATGGAAAATTTACTAAATATATTCGTCAAATCTATTTTTATAGATAATATGATATTCGCATACTTTCTCGGTATGTGTTCCTATCTTGCAGTTTCAAAAACGGTAAAAACGGCAACAGGATTAGGGATTGCTGTTATTTTTGTACTTGGAATTACAGTTCCTGTTAATTATTTGATAGAGAACTATATGTTGAAAAAAGGAGCTTTAGAGTGGATACTTGGAGATTCTGCACTTAATATCGATTTAAGCTTTTTAAGTTTTATTATGTTTATAGCTGTAATTGCCTCAATGGTTCAACTTGTGGAAATGATAGTTGAAAAATTTGCACCGGCTTTATATGCAGCACTTGGAATTTTTCTGCCGCTAATTGCTGTAAACTGTGCCATTCTCGGAGGTGCATTGTTTATGCAAGAACGTGAATATAATTCAATAACTGAAGCATCGGTTTTCGGTTTAGGCTCCGGTCTTGGCTGGCTTTTGGCAGTTGTTGGAATTGCTGCCGTAAGAGAAAAAATACGCTACTCAGACATACCGGCACCACTAAGAGGATTAGGAATTACATTCATTGCTACAGGTTTGATGGGAATTGCTTTTATGACTTTTATGGGAATAAAACTATAA
- a CDS encoding NADH:ubiquinone reductase (Na(+)-transporting) subunit D, translating to MSLLSSKDVKLLTGPINIDNPITIQVLGICSALAITVKLEPAVVMSLSVLFVLAFANVIISLLRNTIPARIRIIVQLVVIASLVILVDQVLKAFVYEISKQLSVFVGLIITNCIIMGRLEAFALGNKPWPSFLDGLGNAAGYGIILIIVAFFRELLGSGTIWGFQVIPDSFYEMGYANNGLMILPPMALIVVGIIIWIQRARTKELIEA from the coding sequence ATGAGTTTACTTTCCTCAAAAGATGTCAAACTACTAACAGGACCAATAAATATTGACAATCCTATTACAATTCAAGTTCTTGGAATTTGTTCGGCACTTGCCATTACAGTAAAATTAGAACCGGCAGTTGTAATGTCGCTTTCTGTGCTATTTGTTCTTGCATTTGCAAATGTTATAATTTCTTTATTGAGAAATACAATTCCTGCACGAATTAGAATTATCGTTCAGCTTGTTGTAATTGCCTCTTTGGTAATATTAGTCGATCAGGTTTTAAAAGCATTTGTATATGAAATTAGCAAACAACTTTCTGTTTTTGTAGGTTTAATTATCACCAACTGCATAATTATGGGTCGTCTTGAAGCATTTGCTCTTGGCAACAAACCCTGGCCTTCATTTCTCGATGGTTTGGGAAATGCTGCCGGATATGGAATAATTTTAATTATTGTAGCATTTTTCAGAGAATTGCTTGGCTCAGGAACAATTTGGGGATTTCAGGTTATTCCTGATAGTTTCTACGAAATGGGATATGCAAACAATGGTCTGATGATATTACCTCCAATGGCACTTATAGTTGTTGGTATAATAATTTGGATTCAAAGAGCAAGAACCAAAGAATTGATTGAAGCATAA
- the nqrC gene encoding NADH:ubiquinone reductase (Na(+)-transporting) subunit C yields MNTNSNLYIFLYASGLVVVVAAILSFTAIKLQPYQEQNVRIEKMQNILSSVGIESTVETAESNFTKYITKSFTIGHNGNDKSGDAFNINLKKELSLDKEKMTLPVFECTQDDGSKNIIIPVRGKGLWGPIWGYISLKEDYNTIFGAVFDHKQETPGLGADINQAWFQDPFKGKKLFDDKGNFVSIKVYKGGKGAAKNAGDLVHGVDAISGGTITSVALQDMLSKDCLINFETFLKKKKN; encoded by the coding sequence ATGAATACAAACAGTAATTTATACATATTTCTGTATGCATCCGGTCTGGTTGTAGTAGTTGCAGCAATTCTTTCGTTCACAGCAATCAAACTTCAACCCTATCAAGAACAAAATGTCAGGATAGAAAAAATGCAAAATATTCTATCATCAGTAGGTATAGAAAGTACAGTTGAGACTGCCGAAAGTAATTTCACAAAATATATTACCAAAAGTTTTACAATCGGGCATAACGGGAATGATAAAAGTGGCGATGCTTTTAATATAAATTTGAAAAAAGAATTAAGTCTCGATAAAGAAAAAATGACTTTGCCGGTTTTCGAATGTACACAAGATGATGGAAGCAAAAATATAATAATCCCTGTTAGAGGCAAAGGACTATGGGGTCCAATCTGGGGGTACATTTCTTTGAAAGAGGATTATAATACAATATTCGGTGCAGTTTTCGACCACAAACAAGAAACTCCCGGTTTGGGTGCCGATATCAATCAAGCATGGTTCCAGGACCCTTTTAAAGGAAAAAAATTGTTTGATGATAAAGGTAATTTTGTCTCAATAAAAGTTTATAAAGGAGGAAAAGGAGCAGCAAAAAATGCCGGCGATTTAGTTCATGGTGTTGATGCAATTTCAGGCGGGACAATTACTAGTGTCGCACTTCAAGATATGTTAAGTAAAGATTGCTTAATAAATTTCGAAACTTTTTTGAAAAAAAAGAAAAATTAA